Below is a window of Camelina sativa cultivar DH55 chromosome 11, Cs, whole genome shotgun sequence DNA.
gttttgttgttgttgttgttctaaTTGAAATGTTTGCAAACAGTGTCGGAACGATATATATGATAGCGAGTTTAATCTGCCGCCGACgacgacgagagagagagagcagcgcgaagaagaagaggagagagggtTTTTAggtcttttgttgtttcttctttagGTCGGCCTTTAGATAATGAATAATAACCGAACCAATTTCAGATTTTGAGTAAGTTAACCAGTACATAAAATTTGattgaaaactcaaaactagcaatttatttgttttgattttcttacaggtctgttttgaatttttttattatactattCGGCTCTTAATTTGACAAAAATCCGCCTGATTTTTGTAGATGACCGGAATGGTCAAGAAGCTAACCGATACATTCAGAAACCAATAATGACAAATTGACAATCGGAAGTTGGAAAGAGGTGGacttttttaatcttaatataaaacaaaaagttacaaaatcaCCTCGTTCCCTAATGTACATTGACAAATCAGTTGACCCCTCTGTTTCCTAATGTTATCAAAACTTAAGTATTGACTTGGCTCTAAATAACTTCTGTCAAAAATTCTTGTCTTCCCTACATTATACAAAGGGAATGCAAACAATAGAGTTCCTTATATAGTCCTATGGGATGGTCTCTCATGGATGGAAACCTGATTTAGTTTCTCATCTGTTGGATACACGTtccaagaaacagaaaaagaagatataacCAACATCGTAAATACAATGAGCTTGTTTCGCACCATGGTTGGGATTCAAAGTTGCCAAATATCTCTTGTAGACCCATGAGAAAGTAATAAACCAAAGAGAGATCATTTTTACCTCTCTTGGGAGTGTCTTCTTGGCTATTGGTCAACATGACTATGACTACTTCCTCCTCAGTTTGTCTTGTGACCTTCTTCAACATTCTCACTGTTATTTTGTCGCCTCTTTCCTTCTCCTAACTGTTTTTCACAGGGGCTTCCCATTTTTCTCTTCCGGCTTGGCATTGTTGAAGAAACATCATCTACCATTTCACCTTCCTCAGTATTGCCCCCCACCAAGTGCTTTCTATCAAGAATCTCGCCATGTTCTGTACGATTAATTTCGGAGCTCTTGTTTTGTATATCTTTGTCATCCTCAACAGCTAATTCCACGTCTTCCAGTTCTCTTTCGATcaagtcatcatcatccaccaaaTCCTTTTTCTTCGTCCTTTCACCTTGGAACTTCTTGGCCTCTAGTTTAGCAGCCTTCACCTTATCCCTAAGCAATTTTAAGTCTTTTGGGGACTGGCTGACCGGGGCATCACCTGTATCAACAACTCTAGATTTATCATCTTCTGGAAGCTGTGCACctgctttctctgttttttccttCCCAGGTGCCTCAACTCCCGACTTAGCCTTATGTGCTGGATGATTTTCAGTACGCAGGCTATCTTTCGTTTCTGTATCTCTTTCCCCCTTCTGCTCGGTAATGACACTACCCGCCTCACCACTCCCATTATCATTGCTCCGGTTTTGTGTAGCTTTTGACAAACCCCCATGATTATCAGAATTAGAATGTTCATGAGTTGGGCGTGCTGATATTGGCCTAGACCCAACATGATGAGCTGATCCTCCACCTACACTACTTTCGACTTCGCTTCCTTGAGATGCAGGAACACGGTTTTGCTCATACAGCTCAAGCATTTGGTTGCTAACGTCTGCAGTATACAAAAGACAGTAGCACTTAGCATCAGATCCAAAATAACGAATAGAAGTCAAACAGAAACGGTGAAAACAGTCTCATAAAATTAATTCGATGATAAAGATAGTTCTCTCACCCTCCAGTTGTCGAGGTGTGACGTCAAATTCTTGCCACCAAACCTTCTCTCCATCTGATGGTAATTTCACTTTAAGGAACTTCGCAGCAAGAAAAATTGCTCCCGCCGCAATGTGGTGAGGCTTAAATTGCAGGCATAGTGACGTCCGCAGACTGCAAGCATCTTTTTATTGTATGAAGACGAAAATACAAGGCAGATAGATCTATCTGAAGCTTTTCAAGGAAACAGACTTTTAACGTACCCATCGTTAACAAAATTCCATGCAACTTGGGCCAGAGCATTCTGTGCGACCTTAAACTTCTTTATCGCTTCTACAAGAGGTTTATACGGATGATGAACATTGAAATCAAACCCCAGCGTAGAAAGTACAATCTTTTCTCCACTAAGTATAAGCTCTTTTTGTTGCTCATATACTTCCTGCAATTAGCAGAAGAGGATTGTTCACAAACATGCAAGCACAATCCTAGGGTTCGTACAAAATTACTGTCATCGTGAAATAGAATATGCAAGAAAAAAAGTGCGAATTCACTTTTACTAACTTAACAGGAAGCAATGGAGTAGAGAAGGTTTAGAAGTATTCGAACCTTTTGCTTGATCTTCTGTGCAGTAGTAGGATCCTTCTTGTGTATTATCTCATAAGAGACAACAATAACATCTTTTAACGGCCTTGGAGTTTCTTCAACTTTTCCAGCAAGGAACATGCAGACTGTAGCAATCGTCTGGGTGTGCAGGGAGAAAAACAAGGAAAGAGGACTCAGTAATAATCTTAATACTGTTCTGCTCTAATCTCTAGAAGGATAAATATGTACAAAGAACTAGATGCATTAATACCAAGAACGCTTAATATATATCATGGCAAAAATCATCAAACGAAGTCAGTGTACATTCATCTACTGCATCAGCTAGTTTTCCttctatatatacaaagtaaACTGGCAGAGAGATGGAGACAATGAGTGTAAATAGACACCAAGGACAAGGAACTATCTCAACGCTACAAATTCATGCAAACAAGACACCAGCAGACTGGCTCGAACAACAAAGAGTACGCCCATGTCTACAAGTATTCAACTACATCCGGTGCAAAGAAATTATACTCACCCTTCTGTCATTCCTAGCATGTGACTGGCGAATGAAGAATCGGTGACAGAATATTATTGCTGTAGCTATTGTAACCTGAGGActgtataagaaaaaatatattagccACTTTCATTGAGAGAGCCAAAAGTGAAAGCTATCAATGCAGGTGAAACCATGTCTATATGAAGACAATTCACACCGAATACTTTGTTCACCACTATATACTAAATTTTGCATATAGTGGGATATGCAACCCAAGTGAAATCACCAGTTTCACCTTTTTGATGCCAATAGCTGTAACTAGATTACCATAACCTAACTGACATCTACCCCATCAAATTCTAtatagtttcaaaattttgatctacAAAACCTACAAGTAAAGTGTAATGGTTGGAGGATCTATCATGCTCTAGACAAAGCCCGCAAGAAGTAATCAAATCGAAAAAGCACCAAAATCTAGATATATAACCCAAGATGAACCTACCAGTTTCACGTTTTTGTTGCCAAACTGCCAATAACTTGACAAGATTATTCATGCTCTATCTATGACATCAAGTACTAAAATATTCAGAATTCGATCATATGGAATCTACATGTAAGGGGATCACTATAATACTATAAGCAAAATAGAGGCAGTTATCATGGTTGGAGAAACTATCATGTCCTAGACCAAGCTCGCAAGAAGTAATCAAACAAATGGAAAACGCAACGCATAAAGCTGAAATATATAGGCCAGAATATTATACTTACACTTTCAATCTCATGCCTAAGTCCTGCAGAAAAGTACAGTATGACTTGCGGAAATATGTTTCCTTCTTTAAGTCAATACTATCCAACCTCGACGGAgagttttcttcaatttcttttctTCCAAAATACCAGCGGGAAACCTCGTCCTGCTTTTCATTAGAATTCTTGGAGTAAGATGAAATGCCACTCTCCCCGTATGAACAATCTCCAGCTAATACTCCAGCCATTGCTATCTTTCAAACCAGGTCTAGTAAAAGTAGAACCAATGAAACAAATGAATgtacaaaacaaatgaaaaggtAGAAATCTAATAGATGTAACTAATTTTGCTAAATCCATGAGCTGAGATTTATACCTGGTCACGTTGTGTTCCCAGCAACTGAAGTTTGATACTAGCAAAGAGGGATCTTAATCTCTATcgtcaaaactaaaaaaatgtaagCTCTTCAGGAATCTGAAAGGAATGGGTAATCATCAACATAACTCAATGACGAATACTCAGAATAACTGGCATTAAAGGAAACACATTCACATACTCTAAATGAGAGCAAGGGCAACACAATGACATGAATcatgaataagaaaaaaaaaaaaaagctccttTGGCAGGAAAATAGTGTGACTTTGAGAATCATGTAAACGACCCAGTTCCTAACTAAGCCCACGCAtccagaaaaaggaaaaaaaaacatagaaatcgAAAAACTTCAATCGCCATAGAGCTAAATTAGAGAGAATCAAGCCAATTCTACATGAAAATTTGAACtgaaagatgcaaaagttggtGAATCCGTCACAAACGAACGAGAAAACGTAGAGCAGATCTGAAAGATGCAAAAGTTTGTGAAAATCACcaaacccgaaaaaaaaaacaaattacaagcGAAAAGATGAAAAAATCGAGAAAACGAAACAGAAAACGAAAAAACCAATCggaaacagataaaaaaaatcgataATTACGCACCAGATTATGGCTTCTTCGACGGCGAATTGAAGCTAAACGCGTCGAACCCGTTcgtcaaaccctaaccctagagAAACGCGAGAAAGgaaagaacccaaaaaaaaggaagaaaggggAAAAAACAATTGGGATTTTTAACGAATATCCCGATTTACCAGTGATATATGACCCCAAGTAGGAGACTAAatcttatcttttaattattttggggGTAAAAGTGAAAACTTATGAGAATGAAGGGacgaaaaaaaggaaatatctTTACCAAAAATTGGAAACGTAACCAATTTAAGTGAACCAATTCCGGTCAAATTCTTCGTAAACCGTAGATAAATTCGAACTAAACCAATTTATACGTAGCAGGCTAGCAGCAGTAAAGCACACAtacatataacaacaaaaaaccaaaaaagggtTATGACATTTCATAGATCAAACATTGAAGATGACAGAAGGAAGAACTGACTTTGTTCCACTGTACGTTTTCCTTCCTTCGTAGTCTAGATGCAAAATATAACtctaatcataaaaaaaaaaagctg
It encodes the following:
- the LOC104723086 gene encoding cyclin-T1-4-like, with amino-acid sequence MAGVLAGDCSYGESGISSYSKNSNEKQDEVSRWYFGRKEIEENSPSRLDSIDLKKETYFRKSYCTFLQDLGMRLKVPQVTIATAIIFCHRFFIRQSHARNDRRTIATVCMFLAGKVEETPRPLKDVIVVSYEIIHKKDPTTAQKIKQKEVYEQQKELILSGEKIVLSTLGFDFNVHHPYKPLVEAIKKFKVAQNALAQVAWNFVNDGLRTSLCLQFKPHHIAAGAIFLAAKFLKVKLPSDGEKVWWQEFDVTPRQLEDVSNQMLELYEQNRVPASQGSEVESSVGGGSAHHVGSRPISARPTHEHSNSDNHGGLSKATQNRSNDNGSGEAGSVITEQKGERDTETKDSLRTENHPAHKAKSGVEAPGKEKTEKAGAQLPEDDKSRVVDTGDAPVSQSPKDLKLLRDKVKAAKLEAKKFQGERTKKKDLVDDDDLIERELEDVELAVEDDKDIQNKSSEINRTEHGEILDRKHLVGGNTEEGEMVDDVSSTMPSRKRKMGSPCEKQLGEGKRRQNNSENVEEGHKTN